The following proteins come from a genomic window of Trifolium pratense cultivar HEN17-A07 linkage group LG4, ARS_RC_1.1, whole genome shotgun sequence:
- the LOC123924769 gene encoding pentatricopeptide repeat-containing protein At1g02060, chloroplastic-like isoform X1, with translation MHFRTISSSNQCLISLSNFTSHSSSSLRCFSSVQTQNTINGVEQQQEELDQNEKPRSRNSSKTAKTMVNLINFKPWSNGLLSSFTTSLSKTTVLQTLRHIKVPSKAFFFFNWVHQNGFSHNPQSYFIMLQILGRQKNLNVARNFLFSIEKRSNGEVKLKDKFFNSLIRSYGEAGLFKESVKLFETMKSIGVSPSVITFNSVMFILLKRGRTNMAKEVYDEMLNTYGVTPDIYTFNILIRGFCKNSRVDEGFHFFREMTRFNCDPDVVTYNTLVDGLCRVGKIKVAHNLVNGMSKKCKDLSPNVVTYTTLIRGYCMKQELDEALVILEEMNGRGLKPNLFTYNTLIKGLCESNKWDKMKDILEQMKGDGGSVPDECTFNTLISSHCCDGNLDEAFKIFENMQKLEVSADSVSYSVLIGSLCLKGDYDKAERLLDELFEEEILLRDYGPKPLAASYRCIFQYLCEHGKTKKAERLLRQLMKRGTQDPISYKIVILGHCKEGAFENGYGLLIWMLRRDFLPDVDIYDYLIDGLLQKDKPLLAKETLEKMLKSSYQPETNTWHSILSRLLEKGCVNESAGVIVMMLERNIRQNINLSTKCLQLLFELGLHDKAFKINELIYKNGYCVKMDEVVQFLCNKGRTSEACKMFLFCLKNNQNIDIDLCNIVILDLCKINKASEAFSLCYELVEKGLHQDLTCLNDLVTALEAGGRIEEAAFISKRIPRADNLDRSERNNNAKKSKPDKILRG, from the exons ATGCATTTTCGAACTATATCATCATCAAATCAATGTCTCATTTCACTTTCCAACTTCACTTCACACTCATCTTCATCTCTCAG GTGTTTTTCTTCTGTTCAAACACAAAATACCATCAATGGAGTTgaacaacaacaagaagaacttgatcaaaatgaaaaacccaGATCAAGAAACTCAAGCAAAACAGCTAAAACAATGGTTAATCTAATAAATTTCAAACCTTGGTCAAATGGGTTATTATCATCATTCACAACTTCACTTTCCAAAACCACTGTTCTTCAAACACTTCGTCATATTAAGGTACCATCAAAagcctttttctttttcaattggGTACATCAAAATGGTTTCTCTCATAATCCTCAATCCTATTTTATCATGTTACAAATTTTGGGTCGTCAGAAGAATCTTAATGTAGCTAggaattttctattttctattgAGAAAAGGTCTAATGGTGAAGTTAAGCTTAAAGATAAGTTTTTTAATAGCTTAATTAGAAGTTATGGTGAAGCTGGATTGTTTAAAGAGTCTGTGAAGCTTTTTGAGACTATGAAATCTATTGGTGTTTCGCCATCTGTCATTACGTTTAATAGTGTTATGTTTATTTTGCTTAAAAGGGGTAGGACAAATATGGCTAAAGAGGTGTATGATGAAATGCTTAACACGTATGGTGTTACGCCGGATATTTACACGTTTAACATTTTGATTCGAGGGTTTTGTAAGAATTCTAGGGTTGATGAAGGGTTTCATTTCTTTAGAGAAATGACGAGATTCAATTGTGATCCGGATGTTGTTACTTATAACACGCTTGTTGATGGGTTGTGTAGAGTAGGGAAGATTAAGGTAGCGCATAATTTGGTGAATGGTATGAGCAAGAAATGCAAAGATTTGAGTCCTAATGTTGTTACTTATACGACTTTGATTCGAGGGTATTGTATGAAACAAGAACTCGATGAGGCCTTGGTTATTCTTGAAGAAATGAATGGTAGAGGGCTTAAGCCGAATTTATTTACCTATAATACTCTCATAAAAGGACTTTGTGAGTCGAACAAGTGGGACAAGATGAAAGATATTTTGGAACAAATGAAAGGCGATGGTGGATCTGTTCCAGATGAATGTACCTTCAATACACTGATTAGTTCACATTGTTGTGATGGAAACCTTGATGAAGCATTCAAGATTTTCGAAAACATGCAAAAATTAGAGGTCTCAGCAGATTCAGTCTCATACAGTGTTCTGATAGGAAGTTTATGTCTGAAAGGGGACTATGATAAGGCAGAAAGGCTTTTGGATGAGTTATTTGAGGAGGAAATTTTGTTACGTGATTATGGCCCAAAGCCGCTGGCTGCTTCTTATAGGTGTATTTTTCAGTATTTGTGTGAACATGGGAAAACAAAGAAGGCCGAAAGGCTACTCAGACAGCTAATGAAAAGGGGAACACAAGATCCCATATCATACAAGATAGTGATTTTGGGGCATTGTAAAGAAGGTGCATTCGAAAATGGATATGGGCTTTTAATATGGATGCTGAGAAGGGATTTTCTTCCCGATGTTGATATTTATGACTATTTGATTGATGGTTTGCTTCAGAAGGATAAGCCTCTCCTTGCAAAGGAGACACTAGAGAAAATGCTAAAGAGCTCTTATCAACCAGAAACAAATACATGGCATTCTATACTCTCTAGACTTTTGGAAAAGGGCTGTGTTAACGAGTCTGCCGGTGTTATTGTCATGATGTTGGAGAGAAATATCAGACAAAATATAAACCTTTCAACTAAGTGTTTACAACTACTTTTTGAACTTGGACTGCATGATAAAGCATTCAAAATTAACGAGTTGATTTATAAGAATGGATACTGTGTTAAAATGGATGAAGTTGTTCAATTTCTTTGCAACAAAGGAAGGACATCAGAAGCATGcaaaatgtttcttttttgtttgaaaaataatCAGAATATCGACATTGATTTGTGTAATATTGTTATTCTCGATCTTTGCAAAATTAACAAGGCTTCAGAAGCATTTAGTTTATGCTATGAATTGGTGGAGAAAGGTTTGCATCAGGACTTGACATGTCTCAATGATCTGGTAACTGCTTTAGAGGCAGGTGGAAGAATAGAGGAGGCTGCATTTATATCAAAGAGAATACCAAGAGCAGATAACTTGGATCGATCTGAACGAAATAATAACGCTAAGAAGTCCAAGCCTGATAAAAT
- the LOC123924769 gene encoding pentatricopeptide repeat-containing protein At1g02060, chloroplastic-like isoform X2: MHFRTISSSNQCLISLSNFTSHSSSSLRCFSSVQTQNTINGVEQQQEELDQNEKPRSRNSSKTAKTMVNLINFKPWSNGLLSSFTTSLSKTTVLQTLRHIKVPSKAFFFFNWVHQNGFSHNPQSYFIMLQILGRQKNLNVARNFLFSIEKRSNGEVKLKDKFFNSLIRSYGEAGLFKESVKLFETMKSIGVSPSVITFNSVMFILLKRGRTNMAKEVYDEMLNTYGVTPDIYTFNILIRGFCKNSRVDEGFHFFREMTRFNCDPDVVTYNTLVDGLCRVGKIKVAHNLVNGMSKKCKDLSPNVVTYTTLIRGYCMKQELDEALVILEEMNGRGLKPNLFTYNTLIKGLCESNKWDKMKDILEQMKGDGGSVPDECTFNTLISSHCCDGNLDEAFKIFENMQKLEVSADSVSYSVLIGSLCLKGDYDKAERLLDELFEEEILLRDYGPKPLAASYRCIFQYLCEHGKTKKAERLLRQLMKRGTQDPISYKIVILGHCKEGAFENGYGLLIWMLRRDFLPDVDIYDYLIDGLLQKDKPLLAKETLEKMLKSSYQPETNTWHSILSRLLEKGCVNESAGVIVMMLERNIRQNINLSTKCLQLLFELGLHDKAFKINELIYKNGYCVKMDEVVQFLCNKGRTSEACKMFLFCLKNNQNIDIDLCNIVILDLCKINKASEAFSLCYELVEKGLHQDLTCLNDLVTALEAGGRIEEAAFISKRIPRADNLDRSERNNNAKKSKPDKM, encoded by the exons ATGCATTTTCGAACTATATCATCATCAAATCAATGTCTCATTTCACTTTCCAACTTCACTTCACACTCATCTTCATCTCTCAG GTGTTTTTCTTCTGTTCAAACACAAAATACCATCAATGGAGTTgaacaacaacaagaagaacttgatcaaaatgaaaaacccaGATCAAGAAACTCAAGCAAAACAGCTAAAACAATGGTTAATCTAATAAATTTCAAACCTTGGTCAAATGGGTTATTATCATCATTCACAACTTCACTTTCCAAAACCACTGTTCTTCAAACACTTCGTCATATTAAGGTACCATCAAAagcctttttctttttcaattggGTACATCAAAATGGTTTCTCTCATAATCCTCAATCCTATTTTATCATGTTACAAATTTTGGGTCGTCAGAAGAATCTTAATGTAGCTAggaattttctattttctattgAGAAAAGGTCTAATGGTGAAGTTAAGCTTAAAGATAAGTTTTTTAATAGCTTAATTAGAAGTTATGGTGAAGCTGGATTGTTTAAAGAGTCTGTGAAGCTTTTTGAGACTATGAAATCTATTGGTGTTTCGCCATCTGTCATTACGTTTAATAGTGTTATGTTTATTTTGCTTAAAAGGGGTAGGACAAATATGGCTAAAGAGGTGTATGATGAAATGCTTAACACGTATGGTGTTACGCCGGATATTTACACGTTTAACATTTTGATTCGAGGGTTTTGTAAGAATTCTAGGGTTGATGAAGGGTTTCATTTCTTTAGAGAAATGACGAGATTCAATTGTGATCCGGATGTTGTTACTTATAACACGCTTGTTGATGGGTTGTGTAGAGTAGGGAAGATTAAGGTAGCGCATAATTTGGTGAATGGTATGAGCAAGAAATGCAAAGATTTGAGTCCTAATGTTGTTACTTATACGACTTTGATTCGAGGGTATTGTATGAAACAAGAACTCGATGAGGCCTTGGTTATTCTTGAAGAAATGAATGGTAGAGGGCTTAAGCCGAATTTATTTACCTATAATACTCTCATAAAAGGACTTTGTGAGTCGAACAAGTGGGACAAGATGAAAGATATTTTGGAACAAATGAAAGGCGATGGTGGATCTGTTCCAGATGAATGTACCTTCAATACACTGATTAGTTCACATTGTTGTGATGGAAACCTTGATGAAGCATTCAAGATTTTCGAAAACATGCAAAAATTAGAGGTCTCAGCAGATTCAGTCTCATACAGTGTTCTGATAGGAAGTTTATGTCTGAAAGGGGACTATGATAAGGCAGAAAGGCTTTTGGATGAGTTATTTGAGGAGGAAATTTTGTTACGTGATTATGGCCCAAAGCCGCTGGCTGCTTCTTATAGGTGTATTTTTCAGTATTTGTGTGAACATGGGAAAACAAAGAAGGCCGAAAGGCTACTCAGACAGCTAATGAAAAGGGGAACACAAGATCCCATATCATACAAGATAGTGATTTTGGGGCATTGTAAAGAAGGTGCATTCGAAAATGGATATGGGCTTTTAATATGGATGCTGAGAAGGGATTTTCTTCCCGATGTTGATATTTATGACTATTTGATTGATGGTTTGCTTCAGAAGGATAAGCCTCTCCTTGCAAAGGAGACACTAGAGAAAATGCTAAAGAGCTCTTATCAACCAGAAACAAATACATGGCATTCTATACTCTCTAGACTTTTGGAAAAGGGCTGTGTTAACGAGTCTGCCGGTGTTATTGTCATGATGTTGGAGAGAAATATCAGACAAAATATAAACCTTTCAACTAAGTGTTTACAACTACTTTTTGAACTTGGACTGCATGATAAAGCATTCAAAATTAACGAGTTGATTTATAAGAATGGATACTGTGTTAAAATGGATGAAGTTGTTCAATTTCTTTGCAACAAAGGAAGGACATCAGAAGCATGcaaaatgtttcttttttgtttgaaaaataatCAGAATATCGACATTGATTTGTGTAATATTGTTATTCTCGATCTTTGCAAAATTAACAAGGCTTCAGAAGCATTTAGTTTATGCTATGAATTGGTGGAGAAAGGTTTGCATCAGGACTTGACATGTCTCAATGATCTGGTAACTGCTTTAGAGGCAGGTGGAAGAATAGAGGAGGCTGCATTTATATCAAAGAGAATACCAAGAGCAGATAACTTGGATCGATCTGAACGAAATAATAACGCTAAGAAGTCCAAGCCTGATAAAATGTGA
- the LOC123922118 gene encoding LOW QUALITY PROTEIN: glyoxylase I 4 (The sequence of the model RefSeq protein was modified relative to this genomic sequence to represent the inferred CDS: deleted 2 bases in 2 codons), whose amino-acid sequence MQKQDVREDGKKSEKNDQPPLMALNHISRLCRNVKESIDFYTKVLGFVLIERPPVLDFEGAWLFNYGVGIHLVQLNSKEEDKLPSDTQQRDLDPQDNHISFQCEDVEGMEKKLKEMNAEDETTMDQLFFNDPDGFMVEICNCENLKLIPANSRGKIKLPADRHTPPVETTNQNEHDNEK is encoded by the exons ATGCAGAAACAAGATGTTAGAGAAGATGGAAAAAAAAGTGAGAAAAATGACCAACCTCCATTAATGGCATTAAACCATATTTCAAGGCTTTGTAGAAATGTGAAAGAGTCTATAGACTTTTATACAAAGGTGTTGGGGTTTGTTTTGATTGAGAGGCCTCCAGTTTTGGATTTTGAAGGTGCTTGGTTGTTCAATTATGGAGTTGGGATTCATTTGGTGCAG CTAAACtctaaagaagaagataaatTGCCTTCCGATACTCAACAACGTGACTTGGATCCTCAAGAC AATCATATATCATTTCAG TGTGAAGATGTAGAAGGGATGGAGAAAAAATTGAAGGAGATGAATGCAGAAGATGAAACAACGATGGATCAACTTTTCTTCAACGACCCAGATGGATTTATGGTGGAAATATGTAACTGTGAGAATTTAAAACTTATTCCTGCTAATTCACGAGGCAAGATAAAACTTCCGGCGGATCGCCACACACCACCTGTGGAGACGACCAATCAAAATGAGCATGataatgaaaaataa